The following proteins come from a genomic window of Acidimicrobiia bacterium:
- a CDS encoding proteasome accessory factor PafA2 translates to MSVDKILGIETEYGIVHRGVPGPDPISASALLINAYLDQVSAASRGPNAPRPGWDFVGESPDHDARGFVAVDGRSPAIEMHMVNAVLTNGARYYVDHAHPEMSSPECADPLSAVLYDQASDHIMVASMEAAKEVLPEGQELVVYKNNSDGKGNSYGCHENYLVDRAVPFEQIVLHATAHFVSRQIFTGAGKVGCEMPGSSRHQVPFQITQRADFFEEPVGLETTLKRPIINTRDEPHADPLRYRRLHVIVGDANLCQVATFLKVGTTALLLAMVEEGMLDQGVHFADPVRALQQVSFDLTLRQPLLLEDGTTVTALSLQWSYYEKAVKYLERFGNKKVGGATVELVMERWSEVLTALEQSDRSPLIGVVDWVTKQHLLTAYQERQGLAAGDIRLAAVDLQYHDLRPARSLFARLGAETLVDQRQVATAMLHPPKETRAYFRGRCLEKWPDQVVAANWDSLVFETGQTNLQRIPMMEPTRGTEKHVGSLLDQCATVIELLDHLKAGDPV, encoded by the coding sequence ATGTCTGTTGACAAAATCCTTGGAATAGAAACCGAATACGGAATCGTCCATCGCGGGGTGCCCGGCCCCGATCCGATTAGTGCCTCGGCGCTACTCATCAACGCTTACCTTGACCAGGTTTCGGCGGCCTCTCGGGGCCCTAATGCTCCACGCCCTGGTTGGGATTTTGTTGGTGAAAGCCCAGACCACGATGCCCGTGGTTTTGTCGCGGTCGACGGGCGGTCGCCGGCCATTGAAATGCACATGGTGAATGCGGTGCTAACCAACGGGGCGCGTTATTACGTTGATCACGCTCACCCCGAAATGAGTTCCCCGGAGTGCGCCGACCCGTTAAGTGCCGTCCTCTATGACCAAGCCAGTGACCACATCATGGTGGCTTCTATGGAAGCAGCGAAAGAGGTACTCCCAGAGGGTCAAGAGTTGGTGGTTTACAAAAATAACTCAGATGGAAAGGGCAACAGTTATGGGTGCCACGAAAACTATTTAGTAGACCGGGCGGTGCCCTTCGAACAAATAGTGTTACACGCCACCGCTCACTTTGTGAGTCGACAAATATTTACTGGAGCAGGAAAAGTGGGGTGCGAAATGCCGGGGAGTAGCCGCCACCAAGTGCCGTTTCAAATCACCCAACGAGCTGACTTTTTTGAAGAACCCGTCGGGTTAGAAACAACCCTTAAGCGCCCCATAATCAATACGCGCGATGAGCCGCACGCCGACCCTTTGCGCTACCGGCGTTTGCATGTCATCGTGGGCGACGCCAACCTTTGTCAGGTAGCGACCTTCCTAAAAGTCGGAACCACGGCGCTGCTGTTAGCCATGGTTGAAGAAGGAATGCTCGACCAGGGAGTTCATTTTGCCGACCCAGTGCGAGCCCTGCAACAGGTTTCTTTTGACCTCACCTTGCGGCAACCACTCTTACTGGAAGACGGCACCACAGTGACGGCGCTGTCTTTGCAATGGAGCTATTACGAAAAAGCAGTCAAATATCTTGAACGTTTTGGCAACAAAAAAGTGGGCGGGGCCACCGTCGAATTAGTTATGGAACGTTGGAGTGAAGTGCTTACGGCATTGGAACAAAGCGACCGCTCGCCGCTCATCGGGGTAGTGGATTGGGTCACCAAACAGCATCTCCTGACTGCCTATCAAGAACGGCAAGGCTTGGCCGCCGGCGACATCCGCTTAGCCGCCGTTGATTTGCAATATCACGATTTACGTCCCGCCCGTTCACTTTTTGCCCGTTTGGGAGCCGAAACTCTGGTGGACCAACGGCAAGTGGCGACGGCCATGCTTCATCCCCCGAAAGAAACCAGAGCATATTTTCGCGGCCGGTGCCTTGAAAAGTGGCCCGACCAGGTGGTGGCCGCCAACTGGGATTCGTTGGTCTTCGAAACTGGCCAAACAAACTTGCAACGGATCCCCATGATGGAACCCACCCGAGGCACCGAAAAACATGTTGGTTCGTTGCTCGATCAATGCGCTACCGTAATTGAGCTACTTGACCACCTAAAAGCAGGCGACCCGGTCTAG
- a CDS encoding ubiquitin-like protein Pup has protein sequence MPEQEQQRKNAATSREDFEQEDPTPGASGEQGAQLKAELDDLLDEIDEVLESNAEEFVKSYVQKGGE, from the coding sequence ATGCCCGAGCAAGAACAACAACGAAAAAACGCGGCCACCTCGCGAGAAGACTTTGAACAAGAGGACCCCACCCCTGGGGCATCTGGTGAACAAGGAGCGCAATTAAAGGCCGAACTCGATGACCTCCTTGACGAGATTGATGAAGTACTCGAAAGTAATGCCGAAGAGTTTGTAAAAAGCTATGTACAGAAAGGCGGCGAGTAG
- the prcA gene encoding proteasome subunit alpha has product MNMPMYVSPEQVMKDRADYARKGIARGRAAVGVTYADGVLLCAENPSNTLRKVSEIYDRIGFIGVGKYNEFDQMRVAGVRHADLKGYSFSRQDVDARWLANQYAQTLGQYFTHEMKPLEVELLVAEMGEEAAGDQIFHLLYDGTVMDTKSFVVTGGEAEAIRGRMEETWQAEAPLGSALQQAVAALAGPERTLGADDLEVAVLARHNGRRAFRRIEGAPLVALLSEA; this is encoded by the coding sequence ATGAACATGCCGATGTATGTTTCGCCAGAACAGGTAATGAAAGATCGGGCCGACTACGCCCGCAAAGGAATCGCCCGTGGACGAGCTGCCGTAGGAGTAACCTACGCCGACGGCGTTTTGCTTTGCGCCGAAAACCCTTCGAACACTTTGCGCAAAGTCAGCGAAATCTATGACCGCATTGGTTTCATAGGCGTAGGAAAATACAACGAGTTTGACCAAATGCGGGTTGCGGGGGTACGCCACGCCGACCTCAAGGGTTACTCCTTTAGCCGCCAAGATGTAGACGCCCGTTGGTTAGCCAACCAGTACGCCCAAACGCTGGGCCAATATTTCACCCACGAAATGAAGCCCTTAGAGGTGGAGCTTTTGGTGGCCGAAATGGGCGAGGAAGCAGCCGGCGATCAGATTTTCCATTTGCTTTACGATGGGACGGTAATGGACACGAAATCTTTCGTGGTGACGGGGGGAGAGGCCGAAGCGATTCGAGGCCGCATGGAAGAGACCTGGCAAGCAGAAGCACCGCTGGGCTCCGCTTTACAACAAGCAGTTGCCGCCTTGGCAGGCCCCGAGCGAACTTTGGGAGCCGATGACCTTGAAGTAGCAGTTTTAGCTCGCCACAATGGACGCCGGGCCTTTCGTCGCATCGAAGGCGCGCCGCTCGTGGCATTGCTTAGCGAAGCCTAG
- the prcB gene encoding proteasome subunit beta — protein MTLPFFTPSDDPGPDFVGLLRTLKRQPDLGDAALDPAQITHATTVVAIRIDDGVVMAGDRRATSGHLISHRNIEKVFPADGLSGVAIAGAAGPAMEMVRLFQLQLEHYEKVEGNPLSLEGKANQLSQMVRNNLPAAMQGLGVVPLFAGYDVQEEKGRLFQYDITGGRYEERNYGASGSGSLHAGTVIKLRHNGNLKQSEAIDLAIESLFHAADEDSATGGPDPVRGIYPVVAAITKDGFARVPDAEIATRTGAILDNLIGGA, from the coding sequence GTGACCCTTCCTTTCTTTACCCCATCTGACGACCCCGGCCCCGATTTTGTTGGGCTGCTGCGTACCCTCAAACGTCAGCCAGACCTCGGTGACGCCGCTCTAGACCCGGCACAAATAACCCACGCCACCACCGTGGTGGCTATACGCATCGACGATGGCGTCGTTATGGCTGGGGATCGCCGCGCTACTTCTGGGCATCTCATCAGCCACCGAAACATTGAAAAAGTTTTCCCCGCTGACGGGCTTTCTGGTGTAGCGATCGCCGGGGCCGCTGGCCCAGCGATGGAAATGGTGCGCCTCTTCCAGTTGCAACTCGAACACTACGAAAAGGTAGAAGGCAACCCCCTGAGCCTGGAAGGGAAAGCGAACCAACTCAGCCAAATGGTGCGCAACAATCTTCCGGCGGCCATGCAAGGCCTCGGGGTGGTGCCGTTGTTTGCCGGGTACGACGTTCAAGAAGAAAAAGGCCGTCTCTTTCAATACGACATCACCGGCGGCCGCTACGAAGAACGAAACTACGGAGCCTCAGGTTCGGGCAGTTTGCATGCCGGCACCGTGATAAAACTCCGCCACAACGGAAACCTAAAACAAAGCGAGGCCATTGACTTGGCCATTGAGTCACTCTTTCATGCCGCCGACGAAGACAGCGCAACCGGAGGCCCGGACCCCGTTCGGGGTATTTATCCGGTGGTGGCGGCCATAACCAAAGACGGTTTTGCCCGGGTGCCCGATGCAGAAATCGCTACTCGTACCGGCGCTATCCTGGACAACCTGATCGGGGGCGCCTAA